A genome region from Streptomyces antimycoticus includes the following:
- a CDS encoding glycosyltransferase: MPGATSDVPLLSIVIPTYNRAALLDRTLSTLARQTSAPENFEVVVSDDGSNDSTRDVVRSYEDRLRMRYVFQEDLGYRVASARNGGARLASAPLLAFVDTGVLAGPQYVESVLAAHAAPAPAQVVFGYTYGYDPQNPHPELHSLVTDFPPEEAVRKVAGASWFQDMRLPEFMAVDFDLSRMVMPWLFFWTLNVSMPAADFWRVGGFDEDFTGWGGEDIELGFRLHNHGLPMTISRESWGIEAPHERTHEANVSTLLRNCDLFIRKHPSLLPELFWAVTTRGIYGSVETERLRFEEWANRARGQRVSAEIESGLDTLPPLERTRRVAVFGSGTEGLPAAPPKNVELFLCDFDEGVLARQEGRGGDAVSTWHLSGLRTPGPISTSTS; this comes from the coding sequence ATGCCCGGTGCGACGTCTGACGTGCCACTGCTCTCCATCGTCATCCCGACTTACAACCGAGCCGCCCTCCTCGACCGGACGTTGAGCACGCTGGCCCGCCAGACGTCGGCGCCCGAGAACTTCGAGGTCGTGGTGTCCGACGACGGCTCGAACGACAGCACCCGCGACGTGGTGCGGTCCTATGAGGACCGGCTACGCATGCGGTACGTCTTCCAAGAGGACCTCGGGTACCGAGTCGCCAGCGCGCGCAACGGTGGCGCGCGCCTGGCTTCTGCGCCACTGCTGGCCTTCGTCGACACAGGTGTCCTGGCGGGGCCGCAGTACGTTGAGTCGGTACTCGCCGCCCACGCCGCACCGGCGCCCGCCCAGGTCGTCTTCGGCTACACCTACGGTTACGATCCGCAGAATCCACACCCCGAACTCCACTCTCTCGTCACTGACTTCCCCCCGGAGGAGGCCGTGAGAAAGGTGGCGGGCGCATCCTGGTTCCAGGACATGCGGCTGCCGGAATTCATGGCAGTTGACTTCGACCTCAGCCGTATGGTCATGCCCTGGCTGTTCTTCTGGACCCTCAACGTGTCGATGCCGGCAGCCGACTTCTGGCGGGTCGGTGGGTTCGACGAGGACTTCACCGGATGGGGCGGGGAGGACATCGAACTCGGCTTTCGGCTGCACAATCACGGCCTCCCCATGACGATCTCGCGTGAGAGCTGGGGGATCGAGGCGCCGCACGAGCGCACCCACGAGGCGAACGTCTCCACCCTCCTGCGTAACTGCGATCTGTTCATCCGCAAGCACCCCTCCCTGCTCCCCGAGCTCTTCTGGGCCGTGACCACCAGGGGCATCTATGGCTCAGTCGAGACTGAGCGGCTTCGTTTCGAGGAGTGGGCAAACCGGGCTCGCGGGCAACGAGTCTCAGCCGAGATCGAGTCGGGGTTGGACACCCTGCCGCCGCTGGAGCGCACCCGGCGGGTAGCGGTGTTCGGAAGCGGCACGGAGGGTCTCCCCGCCGCGCCGCCGAAGAATGTCGAACTCTTCCTGTGCGATTTCGATGAGGGGGTGCTTGCGCGACAGGAGGGCCGTGGCGGTGACGCCGTTTCGACGTGGCATCTGTCCGGGCTGCGTACCCCTGGCCCGATCAGCACTTCGACCTCGTGA
- a CDS encoding glycoside hydrolase family 15 protein yields MAGHIEDYALIGDLETAALVGRDGTIDWLCLPRLDSQAVFAALLGAENNGSWSIGPAESSGLSPTADRRTYRGESLLLESEWDTPTGTLRVTDFMPPREGGAPRVIRVVEAVRGTVTVASTLRLRFNYGKVVPWVHRTDDGRVRAVAGPHAVWLDTEAETHSEKLTTHSRVTLAEGERVAFTLSWQPSYVGPPGFLDTDQVFQIQEDTEKFWADWASHCTYNGPYRDAVIRSLITLKALTNPLTGGIVAAATTSLPEELGGVRNWDYRYVWLRDAAITMSCLLRAGYRDEARAWRDWLLRAVAGDPENLQIMYGIAGEREIPETTLPWLVGYENSTPVRIGNDAANQRQLDVYGEVIEALLLAAHLGLERDETSNTLLFKLVQFVEAHWHEPDKGIWEVRGPDRHFVHSKVMAWVAVDCAIKLIEGGHADGPVDHWRILRDTIHQDVCENGYDPDRNTFTQSYGSQELDAALLLIPQIGFLPADDERVIGTIEAIQRELSTPDGFLHRYPTEGDSAGNDGLDGHEGAFLVCAFWLVDDLAMINRADEARNLFERLLALRNDLGLLAEEWDPHQQRQVGNYPQAYSHIGIVDAALSLENPSQRHPLALRSAKR; encoded by the coding sequence ATGGCTGGGCATATCGAGGACTACGCACTCATCGGCGACTTGGAGACAGCCGCGCTGGTCGGCCGTGACGGGACGATCGACTGGTTGTGCCTGCCCAGGCTGGACTCCCAGGCTGTCTTCGCCGCGCTCCTCGGCGCCGAGAACAACGGCTCCTGGAGCATCGGCCCGGCGGAGTCCAGCGGCCTGAGTCCAACGGCCGACCGTCGCACCTACCGCGGCGAATCGCTGCTCCTGGAATCGGAGTGGGACACCCCGACCGGTACCCTGCGCGTCACCGACTTCATGCCGCCGCGTGAGGGTGGGGCTCCCCGTGTGATCCGGGTCGTCGAAGCCGTCCGCGGCACCGTCACCGTCGCGTCGACCCTGCGCCTGCGGTTCAACTACGGCAAGGTTGTGCCCTGGGTCCACAGGACCGATGACGGCCGGGTCCGCGCGGTAGCGGGCCCCCACGCGGTGTGGCTGGACACCGAAGCGGAGACGCACAGCGAAAAGCTCACCACCCACTCCCGCGTCACGCTCGCCGAGGGCGAGCGCGTGGCGTTCACCTTGAGCTGGCAGCCGTCGTACGTCGGCCCGCCCGGCTTCCTCGACACCGATCAGGTCTTCCAGATACAGGAGGACACGGAGAAGTTTTGGGCGGACTGGGCCTCCCACTGCACCTACAACGGCCCCTACCGCGACGCTGTGATCCGCTCCCTGATCACACTGAAGGCCCTGACGAACCCGTTGACCGGAGGGATCGTCGCTGCGGCGACCACCTCGCTGCCCGAGGAGCTCGGTGGCGTCCGCAACTGGGATTACCGCTACGTCTGGCTCAGGGACGCCGCGATCACCATGTCTTGCCTTCTGCGGGCGGGGTACCGCGACGAAGCCCGTGCCTGGCGGGACTGGCTCCTGCGCGCGGTCGCCGGTGACCCCGAGAACCTCCAGATCATGTACGGAATCGCCGGGGAACGGGAGATACCCGAGACCACGCTGCCCTGGCTGGTCGGCTACGAGAACTCGACCCCGGTACGCATCGGCAACGACGCCGCCAACCAGCGCCAACTCGACGTGTACGGCGAGGTGATCGAGGCCTTACTCCTGGCGGCACACCTCGGCCTGGAGCGCGACGAGACCAGCAACACCCTGCTGTTCAAGCTCGTCCAGTTCGTCGAAGCCCACTGGCACGAGCCCGACAAGGGCATCTGGGAAGTCCGCGGCCCCGACCGGCACTTCGTGCACTCCAAGGTCATGGCCTGGGTCGCGGTCGACTGCGCCATCAAGCTGATCGAAGGCGGCCATGCGGACGGCCCCGTGGATCACTGGAGGATTCTGCGTGACACGATCCACCAGGACGTGTGCGAGAACGGATACGACCCCGACCGCAACACCTTCACCCAGTCCTACGGCAGTCAGGAGCTGGACGCCGCTCTGCTGCTGATCCCCCAGATCGGTTTCCTGCCGGCCGACGACGAGCGCGTCATCGGCACCATCGAGGCAATCCAGCGGGAGCTCTCCACCCCCGACGGGTTCCTCCACCGCTACCCGACCGAGGGGGACAGCGCCGGCAACGACGGTCTGGACGGACACGAGGGGGCGTTCCTCGTCTGCGCGTTCTGGCTGGTCGACGACCTGGCGATGATCAACCGTGCCGACGAGGCGCGTAACTTGTTCGAGCGTCTGCTGGCCCTGCGTAACGACCTCGGTCTGCTGGCCGAAGAGTGGGACCCGCACCAGCAGCGCCAGGTCGGGAACTACCCGCAGGCCTACTCCCACATCGGCATCGTTGATGCCGCCCTCTCCCTCGAGAACCCGAGCCAGCGGCATCCGCTCGCCCTGAGGAGTGCGAAGCGATGA
- a CDS encoding aspartate aminotransferase family protein, translating to MTTERAMTTTKRLPTPQEAAQYQLGDITLVGGEGIRAWDAEGRAFLDCVSGTFNLLLGHNHPEVMAAVREQTERLVFASSSFQTEPTNRVIQELAAISPPNLTRVNLRSSSGSTANEGAIKMAQLHTGRRDVIVPFRAHLGQSLATASLNGTTKMRAPFPYRYPGGLHVPGPYCFRCFYRQTPESCGMLCVDRIEDFITYASSGSVACVVIEPISGAGGNIVPPDGYLQELRQFCDEREIVLIFDEIQTGLGRTGQMFAADHFGVQPHMMTLAKGLTGSGLPMAAILTEERMADWDRSLHSFTYGSHTLSAAAALATLEIIQRPGFLENVRASGDVLLGRLRDLQKDHPVIGDVRGVGLMIGVELVEPDGTQATARANAYQRSLQSHGILTRVSEHGNGSTIELRPPLILTPAEAHTIADRFGEALEAIA from the coding sequence ATGACCACGGAGCGCGCCATGACAACGACAAAACGCCTCCCCACGCCGCAGGAAGCGGCGCAGTACCAGCTCGGCGACATCACGCTGGTAGGCGGTGAGGGCATCCGCGCCTGGGATGCCGAGGGACGTGCATTTCTCGACTGCGTCTCCGGCACCTTCAACCTGCTGCTCGGGCACAACCACCCGGAGGTGATGGCCGCCGTACGGGAACAGACCGAGCGGCTCGTCTTCGCCAGCTCGTCCTTCCAGACCGAACCCACCAACCGGGTCATCCAGGAGCTGGCCGCCATCAGCCCGCCCAATCTCACGCGGGTCAACCTGCGCAGCTCCAGCGGCTCAACCGCCAATGAAGGTGCCATCAAGATGGCCCAGCTCCATACCGGCCGCCGCGACGTCATCGTGCCCTTCCGCGCCCACCTCGGCCAGAGCCTTGCGACGGCGAGCCTCAACGGCACCACCAAAATGCGCGCGCCATTCCCGTACCGCTACCCCGGCGGCCTTCATGTGCCAGGCCCCTACTGTTTCCGCTGCTTCTACCGTCAGACGCCCGAGAGTTGCGGCATGCTCTGCGTCGACCGCATCGAGGACTTCATCACCTATGCCAGCTCCGGCAGCGTGGCCTGCGTAGTGATCGAGCCGATCAGCGGCGCCGGCGGCAACATCGTCCCGCCCGACGGCTACCTCCAGGAGCTGCGCCAGTTCTGCGACGAGCGCGAGATCGTGCTCATCTTCGACGAGATCCAAACCGGGTTGGGCCGCACCGGACAAATGTTCGCCGCCGATCACTTCGGTGTCCAGCCGCACATGATGACCCTCGCCAAGGGGCTCACCGGCAGCGGCCTCCCGATGGCCGCCATCCTCACCGAGGAACGCATGGCCGACTGGGACCGTAGCCTGCACAGCTTCACCTACGGCAGCCACACCCTGTCGGCTGCGGCCGCCCTGGCCACCCTGGAAATCATCCAGCGCCCCGGCTTCCTGGAGAACGTACGAGCCAGCGGCGACGTGCTCCTCGGCCGATTGCGGGACCTCCAGAAGGACCATCCCGTGATCGGCGACGTCCGAGGGGTCGGCCTGATGATCGGGGTAGAGCTGGTGGAACCCGACGGCACCCAGGCCACCGCCCGCGCCAACGCCTACCAGCGGTCGCTCCAAAGCCACGGCATCCTCACCCGTGTCTCCGAGCATGGAAACGGCAGCACCATCGAGCTGCGCCCACCTCTCATCCTCACGCCTGCCGAAGCCCACACAATCGCCGACCGGTTCGGCGAGGCACTGGAGGCCATCGCATGA
- a CDS encoding SDR family oxidoreductase produces the protein MTDLRPSPLAPPGSTAGALPGRALVIGSGYLAGHIAVRLTGLGVETVLSSRSAPVLPESCDMRWAQVDVTSRPQVAALMEAIQPDAVVAVHGPSDITWCEAHPEKAYATHHGGARNIAAALDGRPVLLVSTDNVFPGEAESHGESAQTSPANAYGRAKLAAERELLATSSALVLRVSLVYGWEDRGPRPNFLTSVARSLMRGERLRIPDDHWNTPVLVEDVAAWTATLMSSGRTGTLHLGGPRRIGRVDWARHIARQLGANPALIVPTPRVGTAYACRPRNACLHSEVAAQLPELQRHRPVDVLEATHALTF, from the coding sequence ATGACTGATCTTCGCCCGTCGCCCCTCGCGCCACCCGGGTCGACGGCGGGCGCCCTGCCTGGCCGGGCCCTGGTCATCGGCTCCGGCTACCTCGCCGGGCACATCGCCGTCCGCCTTACCGGGCTCGGCGTCGAGACGGTGCTCAGCTCCCGGAGTGCCCCGGTCCTCCCCGAAAGCTGCGATATGCGCTGGGCCCAGGTCGATGTCACCTCAAGACCGCAGGTGGCCGCCCTGATGGAAGCCATCCAGCCCGACGCCGTTGTGGCCGTACACGGCCCGTCGGACATCACGTGGTGCGAGGCACATCCCGAGAAGGCATACGCCACCCACCACGGCGGCGCCCGCAACATTGCAGCCGCGCTTGACGGTCGGCCCGTCCTGTTGGTGTCGACCGACAACGTCTTCCCCGGCGAGGCGGAGAGCCACGGCGAGTCAGCACAGACCTCCCCGGCCAACGCCTACGGCCGGGCGAAGCTCGCGGCCGAGCGGGAGCTGCTCGCCACCTCCTCCGCCCTTGTCCTGCGGGTGAGTCTGGTCTACGGATGGGAGGACCGCGGTCCACGGCCCAACTTCCTCACCAGCGTCGCTCGTTCGCTGATGCGCGGGGAGCGGCTGAGGATCCCCGATGACCACTGGAACACGCCCGTTCTCGTGGAGGACGTGGCCGCGTGGACGGCGACGCTGATGAGTTCCGGCCGAACCGGGACGCTGCACCTCGGCGGGCCGCGCCGCATCGGCCGAGTCGACTGGGCCAGGCACATCGCCCGGCAGCTCGGAGCGAATCCCGCGCTCATCGTGCCGACGCCGCGTGTCGGCACCGCCTACGCCTGTCGGCCGCGCAACGCCTGTCTGCACAGTGAGGTGGCCGCGCAGTTGCCCGAGCTCCAGCGTCACCGTCCGGTCGACGTCCTCGAAGCCACCCACGCCCTGACCTTCTGA
- a CDS encoding acyl carrier protein: protein MSNAPQVTEAEARIRTMLAEVLVGRIPAELITVHADIVQEPGLDSLQAVQLLLGIEDEFDLELDYETLSLDHLRSVRFFTAEVLGQPVYEQ from the coding sequence ATGAGCAACGCCCCTCAGGTCACCGAGGCGGAAGCCCGCATACGGACCATGCTTGCGGAAGTGCTGGTCGGCAGAATCCCGGCGGAGCTGATCACCGTGCACGCGGACATCGTCCAGGAACCTGGCCTGGACTCCTTGCAGGCCGTCCAGTTGCTGCTGGGCATCGAGGATGAGTTCGACCTGGAGCTGGACTACGAGACCCTGAGTCTCGACCACCTGAGGTCAGTCCGCTTCTTCACGGCCGAAGTCTTGGGGCAGCCGGTGTACGAGCAGTGA
- a CDS encoding alcohol dehydrogenase catalytic domain-containing protein, with amino-acid sequence MRVTLEEGVPRLRRSPPPRPREDTVVLVDIELAALCRSDLKEVAGSRHGPSQFGHELVGTIRESTVPALAEGTRVVLDPNVVVGRGTGFADHMWAAGPADLLRQALQPVPHGPAARRLVFAEPIACAQHCLSAVKRQVGDLQGAHLMVLGAGTAGLLIAALAARAGARVSVHNRSRARMDEARKTDLLDVPWLLFGEPTAGRADVVVVATSFVLPAGLDEALRLVAPGGLVLLYGGTAPGDRHPGLDCDLDHVRRTGTVAACTWQGHLLRVAGSYGTTPQDFASAIGDLTDIAAPLRAEALVADEVDLPGLLGLLRTPDALGPGKIVVHPEPS; translated from the coding sequence ATGAGAGTGACCTTGGAGGAGGGCGTGCCCCGCCTGCGCCGCTCGCCGCCGCCGCGCCCGCGCGAGGACACCGTTGTACTCGTCGACATCGAACTGGCCGCGCTGTGCCGCTCCGACCTCAAGGAGGTGGCCGGCAGCCGCCACGGTCCCAGCCAGTTCGGACACGAACTCGTCGGCACCATCCGCGAGTCCACTGTCCCCGCACTCGCCGAGGGCACACGCGTCGTCCTCGACCCGAACGTAGTGGTGGGCCGGGGCACCGGGTTCGCCGACCACATGTGGGCGGCGGGGCCGGCTGACCTGCTGCGGCAGGCCCTGCAACCGGTGCCGCACGGTCCGGCCGCCCGTCGCCTGGTCTTTGCCGAGCCGATCGCCTGCGCCCAGCACTGTCTGAGCGCCGTCAAGCGCCAGGTCGGCGACCTGCAGGGTGCTCACCTCATGGTGCTCGGTGCCGGGACCGCCGGGCTTCTCATCGCGGCGCTCGCCGCACGAGCAGGCGCCCGGGTGTCGGTCCACAACCGGAGCCGCGCCCGGATGGATGAGGCCCGCAAGACCGATCTGCTCGACGTACCCTGGCTGCTCTTCGGCGAACCGACCGCAGGCAGGGCCGACGTGGTGGTGGTCGCCACCAGCTTCGTGCTGCCCGCAGGGCTGGACGAGGCGCTACGTCTGGTCGCGCCCGGTGGTCTGGTGCTGCTGTACGGTGGCACCGCGCCAGGCGACCGGCACCCGGGGCTGGATTGCGACCTGGACCACGTGCGGCGCACCGGAACAGTCGCCGCCTGCACCTGGCAGGGCCACTTGCTTCGGGTGGCCGGCAGCTACGGCACGACCCCGCAGGATTTCGCTTCCGCGATCGGCGACCTCACCGACATCGCGGCACCTCTGCGCGCTGAAGCCCTGGTGGCCGACGAAGTGGACCTGCCAGGGCTGCTCGGACTGCTGCGGACCCCGGACGCCCTCGGACCAGGCAAGATCGTCGTCCACCCCGAACCCTCCTGA
- a CDS encoding trehalose-6-phosphate synthase, translating to MTGSEIFLASKRAAITYDTDPTTGEPRAWLAPGGTGNVVAEQAGVLNISWIASADSEDDRRASARNPDGVTMELHSGREILVRLIRHDPDVFRNVQNFMTANLMWAANNYGWDRWTQPSFGSDAREGWADFGRFTQDFADAILQSSAQSPDPVYLVHDYQLVGVPALLREKRPDAPILVFVHIPWPSADYWRVLPKEIRTGILQSMLPATTIGFFADRWCRNFLDCVADLLPDSRIDREAMTVEWRGHRTRLRTMPLGYSPLTLDGRAPQLPDGTEEWAEGHRLVVHSGRTDPIKNAERAVRAFVLAARNGGLEGTRMLVRMNPNRLYVPANADYVRRVEAAVTEANAELGPDTVRINNDNDVNHTIACFRRADLLIFNSTVDGQNLSTFEAPLVNEHDADVILSEACGAAEVLGEYCRTVNPFDLVEQSEAISAALTAEPQRRAEDAGRRRDAARPWTLEAWVQAQLDGLAADQAARTTAADGPAAATAVSARADL from the coding sequence GTGACCGGATCTGAGATCTTCCTCGCCAGCAAACGTGCGGCGATCACCTATGACACCGACCCCACCACTGGCGAACCTCGTGCCTGGCTGGCCCCTGGCGGCACCGGGAACGTCGTCGCTGAACAGGCCGGTGTCCTCAACATCTCCTGGATAGCCAGCGCCGACTCCGAGGACGACCGCCGCGCCTCGGCGCGCAACCCCGACGGCGTGACCATGGAGCTGCACTCCGGCCGGGAGATCCTGGTCCGGCTCATCAGGCACGACCCCGATGTCTTCCGCAACGTGCAGAACTTCATGACCGCCAACCTGATGTGGGCGGCCAACAACTACGGCTGGGACCGCTGGACCCAGCCGTCGTTCGGCTCCGACGCCCGCGAAGGCTGGGCGGACTTCGGCCGCTTCACGCAGGACTTCGCTGACGCAATCCTCCAGAGCTCGGCCCAGTCGCCGGACCCCGTCTACCTCGTCCATGACTACCAACTCGTCGGGGTCCCCGCGCTGCTGCGCGAAAAGCGGCCGGACGCGCCGATCCTGGTCTTCGTGCACATTCCGTGGCCGTCGGCCGACTACTGGAGGGTGCTGCCCAAGGAGATCCGCACCGGCATCCTCCAGAGCATGCTACCGGCCACCACAATCGGCTTCTTCGCCGACCGTTGGTGTCGCAACTTCCTGGACTGCGTGGCCGATCTCCTGCCCGACTCCCGGATCGACCGCGAGGCGATGACCGTCGAGTGGCGCGGCCACCGCACCCGACTGCGCACCATGCCGCTCGGCTACAGCCCGCTCACCCTCGACGGCCGCGCCCCGCAACTGCCCGACGGGACCGAGGAGTGGGCGGAGGGCCACCGGCTGGTGGTGCACAGCGGGCGCACCGACCCGATCAAGAACGCCGAACGCGCGGTGCGCGCCTTCGTCCTGGCCGCCCGGAACGGCGGACTCGAGGGAACCCGCATGCTGGTGCGGATGAATCCCAACCGACTGTACGTGCCGGCCAACGCTGACTACGTACGCCGGGTGGAGGCCGCCGTCACGGAGGCCAACGCCGAGCTGGGCCCCGACACCGTGCGCATAAACAACGACAACGACGTGAACCACACCATCGCGTGTTTCCGCCGGGCGGACCTGCTCATCTTCAACTCCACCGTCGATGGCCAAAACCTCAGCACGTTCGAAGCGCCGCTGGTCAACGAACACGACGCCGACGTCATCCTTTCGGAAGCCTGCGGCGCGGCCGAGGTCCTGGGCGAGTACTGCCGCACCGTCAACCCCTTCGATCTCGTCGAGCAATCCGAGGCTATCTCAGCCGCGCTCACAGCAGAGCCGCAACGGCGGGCAGAGGATGCCGGCCGCCGTCGCGACGCTGCCCGTCCCTGGACCCTCGAAGCCTGGGTGCAGGCCCAATTGGACGGACTCGCCGCCGACCAGGCGGCCCGCACGACAGCCGCTGACGGCCCCGCGGCCGCGACGGCCGTCTCGGCACGAGCAGACCTCTGA
- a CDS encoding MFS transporter has product MTDRVLYRSRLRISVVFAAHGAAVGAFATRIPWLQQHLGLSDSTLGVALLAPALGSFVAVPFTSRLVHRFGNLRSLTCLLPLWCASLILPALAPDLPALCLALGMFGATSGMMDVLMNVQGVQIEQRLHRPIVASLHGMWAVGGLVSSGCGALAAGADMDARLHFAVTAAVLAGIGLLAARHLPKADPTEARQPPPRFAFPPLATLPIGILGFCAVFAEGASGNWSAVYLTSTANASEGIAALSYTGLSFTLALARLSSGFVVTRLGPVRTVRLSGGFAALGGMLVVLARTPPVAIAGFALIGTGVAVVLPLSLSAAGRHGGDPSRHIAGVATFTYTSSLLAPSVTGAVADAASLPVAFALVTAFAACPLFLASMLARPVQSPRERERAATGGPLLLTQGDSAV; this is encoded by the coding sequence ATGACCGATCGCGTTTTGTATCGCTCGCGTCTTCGGATCTCCGTCGTTTTCGCCGCCCACGGCGCAGCCGTGGGGGCGTTCGCCACCCGCATCCCCTGGCTACAGCAGCACCTCGGCCTCAGTGACAGCACTCTCGGCGTGGCGCTCCTTGCCCCGGCCTTGGGCTCGTTCGTGGCGGTACCCTTCACCAGCCGCCTGGTCCACCGCTTCGGTAATCTCCGTTCCCTGACCTGCCTGCTCCCGCTGTGGTGTGCCTCGCTCATCCTGCCGGCACTCGCGCCGGACCTGCCCGCCCTGTGCCTGGCCCTAGGGATGTTCGGCGCCACCTCGGGCATGATGGACGTCCTGATGAACGTGCAGGGGGTACAGATCGAGCAGCGCCTGCACCGACCCATCGTTGCCAGCCTGCACGGCATGTGGGCTGTGGGAGGACTGGTCTCCTCAGGCTGCGGCGCACTCGCCGCCGGCGCCGATATGGACGCCCGCTTGCACTTCGCTGTCACCGCCGCGGTCCTGGCGGGCATTGGTCTGCTGGCCGCCAGGCACCTGCCAAAGGCGGACCCGACTGAGGCCCGGCAGCCACCGCCTCGCTTCGCGTTCCCCCCGCTGGCCACCCTCCCCATCGGCATCCTTGGTTTCTGCGCCGTGTTCGCCGAGGGCGCCAGCGGAAACTGGAGCGCGGTGTACCTGACCTCGACCGCGAACGCGTCCGAGGGGATCGCCGCGCTCAGCTACACCGGGCTCAGCTTCACCCTGGCGCTGGCCCGGCTCTCCAGCGGCTTCGTCGTCACCCGTCTCGGACCGGTTCGCACGGTGCGGCTGAGCGGCGGGTTCGCGGCGCTTGGCGGCATGCTGGTCGTACTGGCCCGTACCCCACCAGTCGCTATCGCCGGGTTCGCCCTGATCGGCACCGGCGTCGCCGTTGTGCTGCCCCTCTCCCTCAGCGCTGCCGGGCGGCACGGGGGCGACCCAAGTCGGCACATCGCAGGCGTCGCCACCTTCACCTACACCTCCTCCCTCCTTGCCCCCTCGGTGACGGGCGCCGTCGCTGATGCCGCCTCCCTACCAGTGGCCTTCGCACTGGTCACCGCGTTCGCGGCGTGCCCGCTGTTCCTCGCGAGCATGCTCGCGAGACCGGTCCAGTCGCCCAGGGAGAGAGAACGTGCCGCAACGGGTGGACCTCTCCTCCTGACCCAGGGCGACTCTGCTGTTTGA
- the manB gene encoding phosphomannomutase/phosphoglucomutase (converts mannose-6-phosphate to mannose-1-phosphate; the resulting product is then converted to GDP-mannose by ManC which is then used in the synthesis of mannose-containing glycoconjugates that are important for mediating entry into host cells), whose protein sequence is MRRSFSYIKPYDVRGLVPDELDEEDVRRIGAAFVHLLDTQKVLLGRDMRVSSPRLADAFSAGVREQGAEVVDLGLVSVDMVYYASGAMALPGAMITASHNPGEYNGIKFCRALAAPFGAQSGLDTLRETLLRGVPDGRQEPGTTSRLDVTTDFGDCVRRLVPLSAGRPLRVVMDAGNGVGGLAATAVLDDRLRRDAGITVDPLCFEPDGGFPNHPANPLELENLTDLRQRVVETGADLGVAFDGDADRCFVVDERGEPVTASTLMAWLGSLRLDKHPGAVVAVNAIASRSVRDAVEEKGGSLVRGRAGHSFMKELMSTHDAVFGGEHAGHYYFREFWNADSGILAALHVLAALRAQDRPLSVVLEPFVRYHPSGELSIKVQSGEQVVRRVREHYHDRPCDWVDGLSLYFEDESWFSLRVANTEPVVRLNVESRTESRTRQLRDEILCLIEHQHTRPGPSSCDN, encoded by the coding sequence ATGCGCAGGTCTTTCTCCTACATCAAGCCCTACGACGTCCGCGGTCTGGTTCCCGACGAACTGGATGAAGAGGATGTCCGGCGGATCGGCGCCGCCTTCGTCCATCTCCTGGACACACAGAAGGTTCTACTCGGTCGGGACATGCGTGTGTCATCGCCGCGGCTGGCCGATGCTTTCAGCGCGGGAGTCCGCGAGCAGGGGGCCGAGGTGGTGGACCTCGGCCTGGTCTCGGTGGACATGGTCTACTACGCGTCCGGTGCCATGGCGTTGCCCGGCGCGATGATCACTGCCAGTCACAATCCGGGTGAATACAACGGCATCAAGTTCTGCCGCGCGCTGGCCGCCCCGTTCGGAGCGCAAAGTGGCCTGGACACACTGCGCGAAACCCTGCTCCGGGGCGTTCCCGATGGGCGGCAGGAGCCCGGCACGACGAGCCGGCTGGACGTCACCACCGACTTCGGCGACTGCGTGCGACGGCTCGTTCCCCTCTCCGCTGGCCGTCCGCTCCGGGTGGTCATGGACGCGGGCAACGGCGTGGGCGGTCTGGCCGCCACAGCCGTCCTGGACGACAGACTCCGCCGCGATGCCGGAATCACAGTGGATCCGCTCTGCTTCGAGCCCGACGGCGGTTTCCCGAACCATCCGGCCAACCCCCTCGAACTGGAGAACCTCACGGACCTGCGACAGCGGGTGGTCGAGACCGGCGCGGACCTGGGCGTAGCCTTCGACGGAGACGCAGACCGCTGTTTCGTGGTCGACGAGCGGGGCGAACCTGTGACCGCCTCGACCCTCATGGCCTGGCTCGGGTCGCTGCGGCTCGACAAACACCCCGGAGCCGTGGTGGCGGTCAACGCCATCGCATCCCGCTCGGTCCGCGATGCCGTCGAGGAGAAAGGCGGCAGCCTGGTGCGCGGCCGGGCCGGCCACTCTTTTATGAAGGAGTTGATGAGCACCCACGATGCGGTGTTCGGCGGCGAGCACGCTGGCCATTACTACTTCAGGGAGTTCTGGAACGCCGACTCCGGCATCCTCGCCGCACTGCACGTGCTCGCGGCCCTGCGTGCCCAGGACCGCCCGCTCTCCGTGGTGCTCGAACCCTTCGTTCGCTACCACCCCTCGGGTGAGCTCAGCATCAAGGTCCAGTCTGGGGAGCAGGTCGTGCGGCGGGTTCGCGAGCACTATCACGACCGGCCCTGCGACTGGGTGGACGGACTAAGCCTCTACTTCGAGGACGAGTCCTGGTTCAGCCTGCGCGTCGCCAACACCGAGCCGGTCGTCAGGCTCAACGTGGAGTCCCGAACCGAATCGAGAACGCGTCAACTGCGCGATGAAATTCTCTGTCTGATCGAACACCAACACACTAGGCCTGGACCATCATCATGCGACAACTGA